A genomic region of Ewingella sp. CoE-038-23 contains the following coding sequences:
- a CDS encoding F0F1 ATP synthase subunit epsilon: MAEKAYHLDVVSAEKRMFSGMVQKIQVTGSEGELGIFPGHAPLLTAIKPGMVRIVKEHGEEEYIYLSGGILEVQPSATTVLADTAIRGQDLDEARALEAKRKAEEHISGSHGDVDYAQASAELAKAIAKLRVIELTRKAM, encoded by the coding sequence ATGGCTGAAAAAGCTTACCATCTGGATGTTGTCAGTGCGGAAAAGAGAATGTTTTCTGGCATGGTACAAAAGATCCAGGTGACGGGTAGCGAAGGCGAACTGGGTATTTTCCCGGGGCATGCTCCGCTGCTCACCGCCATCAAGCCTGGTATGGTGCGCATTGTTAAAGAACACGGTGAAGAAGAGTATATCTATCTTTCCGGCGGCATCCTTGAGGTGCAACCGAGCGCAACGACCGTGTTGGCTGACACTGCAATCCGTGGGCAAGACCTCGACGAAGCGCGAGCGCTTGAAGCTAAGCGTAAAGCGGAAGAACACATCAGTGGTTCTCACGGCGACGTCGACTACGCTCAGGCGTCTGCGGAACTGGCTAAAGCGATCGCGAAACTTCGCGTTATCGAGTTGACCAGAAAAGCGATGTAA
- the atpH gene encoding F0F1 ATP synthase subunit delta codes for MSEFVTVARPYAKAAFDFAVEHQSLDRWQSMLAFTAEVTRNEQIEELLSGALAPETLSQTFIAVCGEQLDDAGQNLIKVMAENGRLRVLPEVLQQFIELRASLEAIAEVEVTSATPLSEDQQAKIAAAMEKRLSRKVKLNCKIDKSVLAGVVIRAGDMVIDGSVRSRLERLADVLQS; via the coding sequence ATGTCTGAATTTGTAACTGTAGCTCGCCCCTACGCCAAAGCAGCTTTTGACTTTGCCGTTGAGCACCAAAGCTTAGATCGCTGGCAGTCCATGCTGGCGTTCACGGCTGAAGTCACACGCAATGAACAAATTGAAGAACTGCTTTCCGGGGCTTTAGCACCAGAAACTCTGTCTCAAACGTTTATCGCGGTATGTGGTGAACAACTCGACGACGCAGGCCAAAATCTGATTAAGGTTATGGCTGAAAATGGACGTTTACGCGTTCTTCCGGAAGTGCTGCAACAGTTCATCGAACTGCGTGCCTCTTTAGAGGCCATTGCCGAAGTAGAAGTTACTTCAGCAACTCCACTGTCCGAAGATCAGCAGGCTAAGATTGCTGCTGCGATGGAAAAACGTCTGTCTCGCAAAGTTAAGCTGAATTGCAAAATTGACAAGTCTGTTCTTGCCGGTGTCGTAATCCGTGCAGGTGATATGGTGATTGATGGCAGCGTTCGCAGTCGTCTTGAACGCCTGGCAGACGTCTTGCAGTCTTAA
- the atpB gene encoding F0F1 ATP synthase subunit A, with translation MSASGEISTPQEYIGHHLTQLQVGTGFWSINIDSMFFSVVLGVLFLVIFHRVAKKATSGVPGKMQTAIELVVGFVDSNVRDMYHGKSKVIAPLALTVFVWVFLMNMMDLLPIDFLPTIGERLLGLPALRVVPTADVNITLSMALGVFILILFYSIKMKGVGGFVKELTMQPFNHPVFIPINLILEGVSLLSKPVSLGLRLFGNMYAGELIFILIAGLLPWWSQWILSVPWAIFHILIITLQAFIFMVLTIVYLSMASEKH, from the coding sequence ATGTCTGCATCAGGAGAAATCTCTACTCCACAAGAGTATATCGGTCACCATCTGACACAGCTTCAGGTAGGGACGGGATTCTGGTCGATTAACATCGATTCGATGTTTTTCTCCGTGGTCCTCGGGGTACTCTTTCTGGTTATTTTCCATCGCGTCGCTAAAAAGGCCACCAGTGGTGTCCCAGGAAAAATGCAAACGGCCATCGAGCTGGTTGTAGGTTTCGTCGATAGCAACGTGCGTGACATGTATCACGGCAAAAGCAAAGTCATCGCCCCTTTGGCTCTGACTGTCTTCGTCTGGGTGTTCTTAATGAACATGATGGATTTGCTGCCAATCGATTTTTTACCGACCATCGGTGAAAGATTACTTGGTTTGCCTGCTCTGCGTGTTGTACCAACGGCCGACGTGAACATCACGTTGTCGATGGCGCTTGGCGTATTCATTCTGATTCTTTTCTATAGCATTAAGATGAAAGGCGTTGGCGGTTTCGTTAAGGAACTGACAATGCAGCCATTCAATCATCCGGTTTTCATTCCGATTAACCTGATTCTTGAAGGTGTCAGCCTGCTGTCCAAACCAGTTTCACTGGGTCTGCGACTGTTTGGCAATATGTATGCGGGTGAGTTGATCTTCATCCTTATTGCTGGCCTGCTGCCGTGGTGGTCACAGTGGATTCTGAGTGTGCCTTGGGCCATTTTCCACATCCTGATCATTACGCTGCAAGCTTTTATCTTCATGGTTCTGACGATTGTCTATCTCTCGATGGCATCTGAAAAACACTGA
- the atpA gene encoding F0F1 ATP synthase subunit alpha, translated as MQLNSTEISELIKQRIAQFNVVSEAHNEGTIVSVSDGIIRVHGLADVMQGEMIALPGNRYAIALNLERDSVGAVVMGPYADLAEGMKVKCTGRILEVPVGRGLLGRVVNTLGAPIDGKGPVEHDGFSAVEAIAPGVIERQSVDQPVQTGYKSVDAMIPIGRGQRELVIGDRQTGKTALAIDAIINQRDSGIKCIYVAIGQKASTISNVVRKLEEHGALENTIVVVATASESAALQYLAPYSGCAMGEYFRDRGEDALIVYDDLSKQAVAYRQISLLLRRPPGREAYPGDVFYLHSRLLERAARVNAEYVEAFTKGEVKGKTGSLTALPIIETQAGDVSAFVPTNVISITDGQIFLESNLFNAGIRPAVNPGISVSRVGGAAQTKIMKKLSGGIRTALAQYRELAAFSQFASDLDEATRKQLNHGQKVTELLKQKQYAPMSIVAQSLIIFAAERGYLEDVELSKVGSFEAALLAYADREHAELLQQINQTGAYNDEIEGKFKNILDTFKATQSW; from the coding sequence ATGCAACTGAATTCCACCGAAATCAGCGAACTGATCAAGCAGCGCATTGCTCAGTTCAATGTGGTGAGCGAAGCTCACAATGAAGGTACTATCGTTTCCGTCAGTGACGGGATCATCCGCGTGCACGGCTTAGCCGATGTCATGCAAGGCGAAATGATTGCGTTGCCGGGTAACCGTTACGCTATCGCCCTGAACCTGGAGCGCGACTCCGTAGGTGCCGTTGTAATGGGCCCTTACGCTGACCTCGCCGAAGGTATGAAAGTTAAATGTACTGGCCGTATCCTGGAAGTTCCAGTTGGCCGTGGCCTGCTGGGTCGCGTTGTTAACACCCTGGGTGCGCCAATCGACGGTAAAGGTCCGGTAGAACACGACGGCTTCTCAGCTGTTGAAGCTATCGCACCGGGCGTTATCGAACGTCAATCCGTAGACCAACCTGTGCAAACAGGCTACAAATCCGTTGATGCCATGATCCCAATCGGTCGTGGTCAGCGTGAATTGGTCATCGGTGACCGTCAAACTGGTAAAACTGCTCTGGCAATTGATGCGATCATCAACCAGCGCGATTCCGGCATCAAATGTATCTATGTGGCTATCGGCCAGAAAGCGTCCACCATTTCTAACGTGGTTCGTAAACTGGAAGAGCACGGCGCACTGGAAAACACCATCGTTGTTGTTGCGACTGCATCAGAATCTGCTGCACTGCAATACCTGGCACCGTACTCCGGCTGCGCAATGGGTGAATACTTCCGTGACCGCGGTGAAGACGCACTGATCGTTTATGATGACCTGTCTAAACAGGCTGTTGCTTACCGTCAGATTTCCCTGCTGCTTCGTCGTCCACCAGGTCGTGAAGCTTACCCAGGCGACGTTTTCTATCTCCACTCCCGTCTGCTGGAGCGTGCTGCGCGTGTTAACGCCGAGTACGTTGAAGCATTCACCAAGGGTGAAGTGAAAGGCAAAACCGGTTCCCTGACTGCGCTTCCAATCATCGAAACGCAAGCGGGCGACGTTTCAGCGTTCGTTCCAACCAACGTAATCTCGATTACCGATGGTCAGATCTTCCTGGAATCAAACCTGTTCAACGCCGGTATCCGTCCTGCGGTAAACCCAGGGATTTCCGTATCCCGTGTTGGTGGTGCAGCTCAGACCAAGATCATGAAAAAACTGTCCGGTGGTATTCGTACCGCGTTGGCACAGTATCGTGAACTGGCTGCGTTCTCCCAGTTTGCATCCGATCTGGATGAAGCAACGCGTAAACAGTTGAACCACGGTCAGAAAGTGACTGAATTGCTGAAACAGAAACAGTACGCGCCGATGTCAATCGTAGCGCAGTCACTGATTATCTTCGCAGCAGAACGTGGTTACCTGGAAGACGTTGAATTGTCTAAAGTCGGTAGCTTTGAAGCTGCGCTGTTGGCTTACGCTGACCGCGAGCACGCAGAGCTTCTGCAACAAATCAACCAAACTGGTGCGTACAACGATGAGATCGAGGGTAAATTCAAAAATATCCTCGATACCTTCAAAGCAACCCAGTCCTGGTAA
- the glmU gene encoding bifunctional UDP-N-acetylglucosamine diphosphorylase/glucosamine-1-phosphate N-acetyltransferase GlmU produces the protein MSNSALSVVILAAGKGTRMYSNLPKVLHPLAGKPMVQHVIDAATHLGANNVHLVYGHGGDLLKQSLAEEGLNWVLQAEQLGTGHAMQQAASHFADDENVLMLYGDVPLISVETLDNLLKAKPDGGIGLLTVVLDDPTGYGRIVRENGTVTGIVEQKDSNAEQLKIKEINTGILVAEGASLKRWLGQLNNNNAQGEYYITDIIAMAHAEGHQIATVHPARNSEVDGVNNRLQLSRLERVYQSEQAERLLLAGVMLLDPSRFDLRGELSHGIDVQIDANVIIEGNVKLGDRVKIGAGCVLKNCVIGDDCEISPYSVFENAVLEAECTVGPFARLRPGAELAQGAHVGNFVEVKKARLGKGSKAGHLSYLGDAEIGDNVNIGAGTITCNYDGVNKFKTVIGNDVFVGSDTQLVAPVTVGNNVTIAAGTTVTRDVPENGLVISRVQQVHKPDWQRPVKKK, from the coding sequence ATGTCTAACAGCGCATTGAGTGTTGTGATCCTTGCCGCAGGCAAGGGGACTCGCATGTACTCCAACCTTCCTAAAGTTCTTCATCCTCTGGCTGGTAAGCCGATGGTTCAGCACGTAATCGATGCTGCGACCCATCTAGGTGCGAATAACGTTCATCTGGTTTATGGCCACGGTGGCGATTTGCTGAAGCAGTCGCTGGCCGAAGAGGGGCTGAATTGGGTGCTTCAGGCCGAGCAGCTGGGCACCGGGCACGCGATGCAGCAAGCCGCGTCGCACTTTGCCGATGATGAAAACGTGTTGATGCTGTATGGCGATGTCCCGCTGATTTCTGTTGAAACGCTGGATAATCTGCTGAAAGCCAAACCGGACGGTGGCATTGGTTTACTGACAGTGGTGCTGGATGACCCAACGGGCTATGGCCGCATCGTGCGTGAAAATGGCACGGTGACTGGCATCGTTGAGCAGAAAGACTCCAACGCCGAGCAGTTGAAAATCAAAGAAATTAACACCGGTATTCTGGTGGCTGAAGGCGCATCGCTAAAACGCTGGCTGGGGCAACTCAACAACAATAATGCGCAGGGTGAGTATTACATCACCGACATTATTGCCATGGCCCATGCAGAAGGGCACCAGATTGCCACGGTTCACCCAGCCCGTAATAGCGAAGTGGATGGTGTGAACAACCGCCTCCAGCTCTCCCGCCTTGAGCGCGTTTATCAGAGTGAGCAGGCCGAGCGCCTATTATTGGCGGGCGTCATGCTATTAGACCCATCCCGCTTTGATTTGCGCGGCGAGTTGTCGCACGGCATTGATGTGCAGATCGACGCCAACGTGATCATCGAAGGCAACGTCAAGCTTGGCGACCGCGTGAAAATCGGCGCGGGCTGCGTGCTGAAAAACTGCGTGATTGGCGATGACTGCGAAATCAGCCCGTACAGCGTGTTCGAAAACGCCGTGCTGGAAGCTGAATGTACCGTGGGGCCATTCGCCCGCCTACGCCCGGGTGCCGAGCTGGCGCAGGGCGCGCACGTCGGTAACTTTGTCGAAGTGAAAAAAGCGCGACTGGGCAAAGGCTCAAAAGCTGGCCATCTCTCCTACCTTGGCGACGCGGAAATTGGCGATAACGTGAATATCGGCGCGGGCACCATTACCTGCAACTATGACGGCGTAAACAAGTTTAAAACGGTGATTGGCAACGACGTCTTTGTTGGCTCAGACACCCAGCTGGTGGCGCCCGTTACCGTCGGCAACAACGTGACTATCGCCGCAGGCACTACGGTGACTCGCGACGTGCCAGAAAACGGCTTGGTCATCAGCCGCGTACAGCAGGTGCATAAGCCTGACTGGCAGCGCCCGGTGAAAAAGAAGTAA
- the atpF gene encoding F0F1 ATP synthase subunit B, with translation MNLNATILGQAIAFVLFVWFCMKYVWPPIMAAIEKRQKEISEGLSSAERAKKELDLAQADATDQLKKAKAEAQVIIEQANKRKSQIVDEAKAEAEQERNKIVTQAKAEIDAERQRAREELRKQVGILAIAGAEKIIERSVDEAANSDIVDKLVAEL, from the coding sequence GTGAATCTTAACGCAACAATCCTCGGCCAGGCTATCGCGTTTGTCCTGTTTGTCTGGTTCTGCATGAAGTACGTATGGCCGCCAATTATGGCTGCCATCGAAAAACGTCAGAAAGAGATTTCTGAAGGTTTGTCTTCCGCAGAACGTGCAAAAAAAGAGCTGGACTTAGCGCAAGCCGATGCGACCGACCAACTGAAAAAAGCTAAAGCTGAAGCTCAGGTAATCATCGAACAGGCGAACAAGCGTAAATCGCAGATCGTCGACGAAGCGAAAGCCGAAGCCGAGCAGGAACGTAACAAGATCGTGACGCAAGCTAAGGCAGAGATCGACGCCGAACGCCAACGCGCCCGTGAAGAGTTGCGTAAGCAAGTCGGGATTTTGGCCATTGCTGGCGCCGAGAAGATCATCGAACGTTCCGTGGATGAAGCTGCTAACAGCGACATCGTTGATAAACTGGTCGCTGAACTGTAA
- the rsmG gene encoding 16S rRNA (guanine(527)-N(7))-methyltransferase RsmG, with product MHKKLDSLLAAAGLSLPDQQKQQLVAYVEMLHKWNKAYNLTSVRDPMQMLVRHIMDSIVVNKHLTGSRFIDVGTGPGLPGIPLAIVRPDSHFTLLDSLGKRVRFLRQVQHELGLTNVEPVQSRVEEFIPEPPFDGVISRAFASLQDMLSWCHHLPAKGQGRFYALKGVRPDDELDSLPDGVTLEEIVKLKVPELEGERHLVVLKAN from the coding sequence GTGCATAAGAAATTAGACTCGCTGCTGGCTGCGGCTGGATTATCGTTACCCGATCAGCAAAAACAGCAGTTAGTGGCCTATGTCGAGATGCTGCACAAATGGAATAAAGCCTACAACCTGACTTCGGTTCGTGACCCTATGCAGATGCTGGTTCGCCATATCATGGACAGCATCGTGGTGAATAAGCACCTGACCGGCTCGCGCTTTATTGACGTCGGCACGGGGCCTGGCCTGCCGGGCATCCCGCTGGCTATCGTTCGCCCTGACTCCCACTTCACTCTGCTCGATAGCCTTGGCAAGCGCGTGCGTTTCTTACGCCAGGTGCAGCATGAGCTGGGGCTGACGAACGTCGAGCCGGTACAGAGCCGCGTGGAAGAGTTTATCCCCGAGCCGCCATTTGACGGCGTGATTAGCCGCGCCTTCGCCTCGCTGCAAGATATGCTGTCGTGGTGTCACCATTTGCCGGCGAAAGGGCAGGGGCGTTTCTACGCGTTGAAGGGCGTGCGTCCGGATGATGAGCTAGACTCGTTACCAGATGGGGTTACTCTGGAAGAGATCGTAAAATTAAAGGTTCCGGAACTGGAAGGCGAGCGTCATTTAGTTGTCCTTAAGGCAAACTAA
- the atpI gene encoding F0F1 ATP synthase subunit I, which yields MSVSGILYSKNGAKVARKLLILQLLTFVLLSAAFGFKSLTWTTSGLMGGMAAWLPNVLFTLFAMRQQGQTAVSGRVAWTFAIGEALKVLITIILMIIALGLFKAVFAPLGLAYLSVLMTQILAPAVINSYRT from the coding sequence ATGTCTGTATCAGGTATTTTGTACAGCAAGAACGGCGCGAAGGTGGCCAGAAAGCTGTTAATACTGCAGTTACTGACCTTTGTTCTGCTCAGTGCTGCATTTGGCTTTAAAAGCCTGACGTGGACCACTTCTGGCTTAATGGGCGGAATGGCCGCATGGCTACCGAATGTATTGTTCACGCTTTTCGCAATGCGTCAGCAGGGGCAAACAGCGGTTTCTGGACGAGTTGCCTGGACTTTTGCCATCGGAGAAGCGCTGAAGGTTCTGATAACGATTATCTTGATGATTATCGCGCTGGGCCTGTTTAAGGCGGTTTTTGCTCCGCTTGGTTTGGCTTATTTATCGGTGTTGATGACTCAGATTTTAGCACCGGCCGTCATTAACAGTTACCGTACTTAA
- the atpE gene encoding F0F1 ATP synthase subunit C — MENLSMDLLYMAAALMMGLAAIGAAIGIGILGGKFLEGAARQPDLIPLLRTQFFIVMGLVDAIPMIAVGLGLYVMFAVA, encoded by the coding sequence ATGGAAAACCTGAGTATGGATCTGCTGTACATGGCTGCCGCATTGATGATGGGCCTGGCGGCAATCGGTGCTGCAATCGGTATCGGCATCTTGGGTGGTAAATTCTTGGAAGGTGCTGCACGTCAGCCTGACCTGATCCCTCTGTTGCGTACACAGTTCTTTATCGTTATGGGTCTGGTCGATGCAATCCCAATGATTGCTGTTGGTCTGGGTCTGTACGTGATGTTTGCTGTCGCGTAA
- the atpG gene encoding F0F1 ATP synthase subunit gamma has product MAGGKEIRSKISSVQNTQKITKAMEMVAASKMRKTQDRMAASRPYAETIREVIGHLALGNLEYKHPYLDEREIKRVGYLVVSTDRGLCGGLNINLFKKLLAEMKGWSEKGVEVDLALIGSKAASFFGSVGGNVVAQVTGMGDNPSLSELIGPVKVMLQAYDEGRLDKLCVVSNKFVNTMSQEPRIVQLLPLPPAEDGELAKKSWDYLYEPDPKALLDTLLRRYVESQVYQGVVENLASEQAARMVAMKAATDNGGSLIKELQLVYNKARQASITQELTEIVGGASAV; this is encoded by the coding sequence ATGGCCGGCGGAAAAGAGATACGTAGTAAGATCAGCAGCGTGCAAAACACGCAAAAGATCACTAAAGCGATGGAGATGGTCGCCGCCTCCAAAATGCGTAAAACGCAGGATCGCATGGCGGCCAGCCGTCCTTATGCAGAAACCATTCGTGAAGTGATCGGTCACCTCGCGTTAGGTAATCTGGAATACAAGCACCCGTACCTGGATGAGCGTGAAATTAAACGCGTTGGGTATCTGGTGGTGTCTACCGACCGTGGTCTTTGTGGCGGCTTGAACATTAACTTGTTCAAAAAACTGCTGGCAGAGATGAAAGGCTGGTCCGAGAAAGGCGTTGAGGTTGACTTAGCCCTGATCGGTTCCAAAGCAGCCTCTTTCTTCGGTTCCGTAGGTGGCAACGTTGTTGCCCAAGTGACTGGCATGGGGGATAACCCTTCTCTGTCAGAACTTATCGGACCGGTAAAAGTGATGTTGCAGGCTTACGATGAAGGTCGTTTAGACAAGTTATGCGTTGTTAGCAACAAATTCGTCAATACCATGTCTCAGGAACCACGCATCGTTCAGCTGTTGCCTCTGCCACCGGCAGAAGATGGCGAACTGGCGAAGAAATCCTGGGATTACCTGTATGAGCCAGATCCTAAAGCACTGCTGGATACCCTCCTGCGTCGCTATGTGGAATCTCAGGTTTATCAGGGCGTCGTAGAAAACCTGGCCAGCGAACAGGCCGCGCGAATGGTAGCGATGAAAGCCGCAACCGATAACGGCGGCAGCCTGATCAAAGAGCTGCAGTTGGTATACAACAAAGCTCGTCAGGCCAGCATCACTCAGGAACTCACCGAGATCGTCGGGGGAGCCTCCGCGGTTTAA
- the atpD gene encoding F0F1 ATP synthase subunit beta, translating to MATGKIIQVIGAVVDVEFPQDAVPNVYNALEVENGASKLVLEVQQQLGGGVVRCIAMGTSDGLRRGLKVNNLEHPIEVPVGKATLGRIMNVLGEPIDMKGEIGEEERRAIHRPAPSYEELANSQELLETGIKVMDLMCPFAKGGKVGLFGGAGVGKTVNMMELIRNIAIEHSGYSVFAGVGERTREGNDFYHEMTDSNVIDKVSLVYGQMNEPPGNRLRVALTGLTMAEKFRDEGRDVLLFVDNIYRYTLAGTEVSALLGRMPSAVGYQPTLAEEMGALQERITSTKSGSITSVQAVYVPADDLTDPSPATTFAHLDATVVLSRQIASLGIYPAVDPLDSTSRQLDPLVVGQEHYDVARGVQSILQRYQELKDIIAILGMDELSEDDKLVVSRARKIQRFLSQPFFVAEVFTGSPGKFVSLKDTIRGFKGIMDGDYDHLPEQAFYMVGTIEEAVEKAKKL from the coding sequence ATGGCTACTGGAAAGATTATCCAGGTAATCGGCGCCGTGGTGGACGTCGAGTTCCCTCAGGATGCAGTACCGAACGTGTACAATGCTCTTGAGGTAGAAAACGGTGCCTCCAAACTGGTTCTGGAAGTTCAGCAACAGTTAGGCGGCGGCGTTGTTCGTTGTATCGCAATGGGTACCTCAGACGGCCTTCGTCGCGGTCTGAAAGTGAACAACCTGGAACACCCAATTGAAGTTCCGGTTGGTAAAGCGACTCTGGGTCGTATCATGAACGTATTGGGTGAACCAATCGACATGAAAGGTGAAATCGGCGAAGAAGAACGTCGTGCAATTCACCGTCCAGCACCTTCTTACGAAGAGCTGGCTAACTCCCAAGAATTGCTGGAAACCGGTATCAAAGTTATGGACCTGATGTGTCCGTTCGCTAAGGGCGGTAAAGTCGGTCTGTTCGGTGGTGCGGGTGTTGGTAAAACTGTAAACATGATGGAGCTGATCCGTAACATCGCGATCGAGCACTCCGGTTACTCCGTGTTTGCAGGCGTGGGTGAACGTACTCGTGAGGGTAACGACTTCTACCACGAAATGACTGACTCCAACGTTATCGACAAAGTTTCCCTGGTCTACGGTCAGATGAATGAGCCACCAGGTAACCGTCTGCGCGTTGCACTGACCGGCCTGACCATGGCGGAGAAATTCCGTGATGAAGGTCGTGACGTACTGCTGTTCGTTGACAACATTTACCGTTACACCCTGGCGGGTACCGAAGTGTCCGCACTTCTGGGCCGTATGCCATCGGCGGTAGGTTATCAGCCAACGCTGGCGGAAGAGATGGGTGCTCTGCAAGAGCGTATCACCTCGACCAAAAGTGGTTCTATCACCTCCGTTCAGGCCGTTTACGTCCCTGCGGATGACTTGACTGACCCATCTCCAGCCACCACCTTCGCCCACTTGGATGCGACCGTGGTACTGAGCCGTCAGATCGCGTCACTGGGTATCTACCCAGCGGTTGACCCACTGGATTCTACCAGCCGTCAGCTGGATCCACTGGTTGTTGGTCAGGAACACTATGATGTGGCTCGTGGCGTGCAGTCTATTCTGCAACGTTACCAGGAACTAAAAGACATCATCGCGATTCTGGGTATGGACGAGCTGTCAGAAGACGACAAGCTGGTTGTATCCCGTGCGCGTAAGATTCAGCGCTTCCTGTCCCAGCCGTTCTTCGTGGCCGAAGTCTTCACCGGTTCTCCGGGCAAGTTCGTATCGCTGAAAGATACCATTCGTGGTTTCAAAGGCATTATGGACGGCGACTACGATCACCTGCCGGAACAAGCGTTCTACATGGTTGGCACCATTGAAGAAGCAGTGGAAAAAGCCAAGAAACTGTAA